In Campylobacter massiliensis, the DNA window AGCGCTAGGGCCTTTTCTACTTGTAAATTTTTGGCGTCGAGCTTTAGAGAAAGCGGCTTGTAGTCTTTTAAATTTGCGTCGAAGCTGACGTTTGAGCCTAGCATTTGGCCTACTCCGCTAGCGGTGAAATCGCTAAATTTGCCTTTTGCGATGCCTGAGATTTTCATGGCTTCGTTTAGTTTGACGCCCAGGCTTTTTAGATCGCTAACGGCGACGTCGTATTTTAGATCGAGGCTTTGGGAGAAAATAGAAAGCCCGCCGTTTACGTTAGCTACGATCTCGCCATTTACGTTAGCTACGATATCTACGCTCGTCGGACGGATCTGAAATTTATCGAATTTAACGTCAAATCCGCTTTTTTCTTTAATCAAATTTTGGGCATACGGCTTAACCAAGCCGTTGCCAAAATCCGTAAAGGCCGCGACGTAAGCCGCGATAAGCAAGGCAAAAACCAGTCCGAGCAGGGCGCCTAATATTTTCATCGTCTATCCTTTAGATTTAGTTTAATTTTATTATGAAACTTGAGCCGATTATACTAAGACTTGTTAAGAATTTTAGCTAATTCATTGACAAATTCTAAAAATTTGACTATAATTTCATCACTCAAAACAAAAGAGTGCTAAAAAAGTAAAATCAAACCATAAAGGATGAATCATGAATTTTCAACCGTTAGGCAAACGAGTCTTAGTCGAGCGTCTTGAAGACGTCAAAACGACCGCTTCTGGCATCATTATACCCGATAATGCAAAAGAAAAACCTTTAAGCGGCAAGGTTTTGGCGGTATCAAGCGAGGTAGAAGGCGTGAGCGTGGGCGATAGCGTAGTTTTCGCAAAATACGGCGGCACCGAGGTCGTGCTTGACGGCAAGACGTATTTGGTTCTAAAAATCGAAGATGTTTTAGGCGTTTTAAAATAATCTAAATTTAAAGGAATAAAAATGGCAAAAGAGATATTTTTTTCAGACGAGGCTAGAAACAAACTATACGAAGGCGTTAGAAAACTAAACGACGCTGTAAAAGTAACGATGGGGCCTCGCGGCAGAAACGTGCTAGTGCAAAAGAGCTTCGGCGCTCCAGCGATCACCAAAGACGGCGTGAGCGTAGCTAAAGAGGTCGAGCTAAAAGACGCTCTAGAAAACATGGGCGCAGGTTTAGTAAAAGAGGTCGCTAGCAAAACAAACGACGAAGCGGGCGACGGTACGACTACGGCTACGGTTTTGGCGCACTCTATCTTTAAAGAGGGCTTAAGAAATATCACCGCAGGCGCAAATCCGGTCGAGGTAAAACGCGGTATGGATAAGCAAGCCGCAGCTATAATCGCCGAGCTAAAAAGCCTATCGCGCAAAGTAACCGATAAAAAAGAGATCGCGCAAGTAGCCACTATCTCGGCAAATTCAGACTCTGCTATCGGCGGACTGATCGCTGACGCGATGGAAAAAGTCGGCAAAGACGGCGTCATAACAGTCGAGGAAGCAAAATCCATCCACGACGAGCTAAACGTGGTCGAGGGTATGCAGTTTGACCGCGGATATCTAAGCCCGTACTTCATCACAAACGCCGAAAAGATGCAGGTTGAACTAAGCAATCCGTTTATCTTGCTATTTGACAAGAAGATTACAAATTTAAAAGACCTACTGCCTGTGCTCGAGCAGATCCAAAAAACGGGCAAACCGCTACTAATCATCGCTGAAGATATCGAGGGCGAGGCGCTTGCAACGCTAGTAGTAAACAAGCTTCGCGGCGTACTAAATATCTCTGCGGTTAAGGCTCCGGGCTTTGGCGATCGCAGAAAGGCAATGCTTGAGGATATCGCGATACTAACAGGCGGCGAAGTAGTGAGCGAAGAGCTGGGCAGAACGCTAGAAAGCGCGACTCTAAGCGACCTAGGTCAAGCCTCAAGCGTCATCATCGATAAAGATAACACGACTATCGTAAACGGCGCAGGCGAGAAATCGGCAATCGACGCTAGAATCATCCAGATAAAAGCTCAAATCGCAGAAACAACGAGCGACTACGACAAAGAAAAACTACAAGAGCGCCTAGCTAAGCTAAGCGGCGGTGTAGCGGTTATCAAGGTCGGCGCTGCTACCGAGACCGAGATGAAAGAGAAAAAAGACCGCGTAGACGACGCTCTAAGCGCGACTAAAGCGGCTGTAGAAGAAGGCATCGTGATCGGCGGCGGCGCTGCGTTTATCAAAGCGAGCGCAAAAGTGGATCTACAACTAAGCGGCGACGAAGCTATCGGCGCAGATATCGTAAGACGCGCTCTAACCGCTCCGCTACGCCAGATCGCTGAAAACGCGGGATTTGACGCGGGCGTAGTAGCAAACTCCGTAAGCGTTAGCAAAGACGACAACTACGGCTTTAACGCAGCTACGGGTGAGTATGTGGATATGTTTAAAGCCGGTATCATCGACCCGGTCAAGGTCGAGCGCGTGGCTCTTCAAAACGCGGTTAGCGTGGCGAGCCTACTCCTAACTACGGAAGCTACCATAAGCGAGCTAAAAGAGGATAAACCGATGCCTGCGATGCCTGATATGGGCGGAATGGGCGGCATGGGCGGAATGATGTAATACGCCTTTATCTGCGGAAGGCCTTGGCTTTCCGCAGGTCTTTTTTCTAAATTTCTTGCTTTCTAGCCAAATCTCGCATAAAATTCATAAATCAAAAGTTATTTGAGACTAATTCGTATTTAATTAAAATTTATATAAAATGATCCAAATTTAATAAACAATATAAAGTTAGCCTGCATAAAAATAATTTAAGCATTGTTTTTAAATTTGACAAAAGATTATATAAAAATAACAAAGCTTTATACCCATGAAAAGAATACTTATCGTTTTCGGTACTCGTCCTGAAGCTATCAAAATGGCTCCTTTGGTAAAAGAGTTTAAAAAATGTCAGGAATTTGACATTAAGGTCTGTGTTACGGCTCAGCATAGACAAATGCTTGATCAGGTGTTAGAGATATTTGAGATAGTGCCTGATTATGATTTGGATATCATGCAAGCGGGGCAGGATCTGTATGATCTGACATCTAGGATCTTACTAAAAATGCGGGATGTTTTAGATGATTTTAAGCCCGACATGGTCTTTGTTCACGGAGACACTACGACTGCTAGCATTACGTCTTTGGCCGCTTTTTATAAGCAGATTAAGGTAGCTCACGTTGAGGCGGGGTTAAGGACCGGAGATATTTATTCGCCATTTCCAGAGGAGATAAATAGGCAACTGGTCGGCATCATCGCAAACTATCACTTTGCTCCTACAAATTTATCAAAAGAAAATCTTATAAAAGAAAATAAGAGCCCAAAAAATATCGTAGTAACAGGAAACACCGTCATCGATGCTTTGTTTTTACTGCTTAAAACTATCGAGCAAAACGTAAATCTAAAAGATAAAATTTTAGCCCCTCTTAACTCAAAATTTAACTTAGATTTTGATAGAAAAATCGTACTCGTAACCGGGCATAGGAGAGAAAATTTTGGCGCTAGCTTTATAAATATCTGTGAGGCCTTAAAATGTATAGCCGCTAAAAATCCGGACGTTGATATAGTTTATCCCGTGCACCTTAATCCAAACGTGCAAGAGCCTGTAAAAAATATTTTATCAAATATAAAAAATGTCCATCTAGTTTCTCCGCTTGAGTACGATGAGTTTGTCTATTTGATGAGCAAATCATATTTTATCATTACCGATAGCGGTGGCATACAAGAGGAGGCACCTAGTCTAGGCAAGCCTGTGCTTGTAATGAGAAATACTACCGAAAGACCAGAGGCTGTCGAGTCGGGCTCGGTTAAGCTTGTGGGTGTTGATAAAGAAAAGATCGTCTTGGAGGCGCAAAAACTGCTTAATGATAGTAAAATTTATAAAAAAATGGCCCAAGCGCATAGTCTCTATGGAGATGGAAACGCCTGCGCTAAAATAGTAGAATTTGTTAAAAATTTAAGATTGGAGCGATAATGAGGCAAAAAGTTTGCGTGATCGGACTTGGATACATCGGCCTGCCGACGGCCGCACTTTTGGCTAGCAGCGACTACCGTGTCCATGGAGTCGATCTACTCCAAAGTGTCGTAGATACGATCAATCAGGGAAAAATTCATATCGTAGAACCCGAACTCGGGGAGCTTGTAAAAAAATCCATAGAAAGCGGAAATTTAAAAGCAGACGTTAAGCCCGATTTCGCAGACGTTTTTATCATAGCCGTTCCGACCCCTTTTCGCGACGGATACGTGCCAAATATCGATTACGTCATAAGTGCGAGCAGGGCGGTAGCGCCCTATATCAAAGAGGGAAATATCGTGATCTTAGAATCTACCTCGCCGGTCGGCACGACTGAGAAAATAGGTCAAATTTTAAAAGATAGTGGCGTCGATATCTCCAAAATTTACATTGCTCACTGTCCGGAGAGGGTTTTGCCCGGTAAAATTTTAAAAGAGCTTACGCAAAACGATAGGATCGTGGGCGGCCTAAGCAGGGAGTCTGCAGAAAAAACAGCGGAATTTTATAAGACTTTCGTCAAGGGCGAAATTTTAAAAACGGACGCAAGAACCGCCGAAATGGCGAAGCTTACCGAGAATTCTTTCCGCGACGTAAACATAGCCTTTGCAAACGAGCTTAGCATTTTGTGTGATAAATTCGGCATTAACGTCTGGGAGCTTATCTCGCTAGCAAATCGCCATCCGCGAGTTAATATTTTAAACCCGGGCTGCGGCGTAGGCGGGCACTGTATAGCGGTCGATCCGTGGTTTATAGTGCACGCGGGCGGCTACGAAGCAAGGCTGATCAAATCCGCAAGAGAGGTTAATGATCACAAAGCCGAGTGGAGCATAGAAAAGATCAAAAACGCCGCTTTGAAATTTGAGCTGCAAAATGGTAGAAAGCCCAAAGTCGCGTGCATGGGACTTGCTTTTAAGCCCGATATCGACGATTTGCGGGAGTCGCCTGCGCTAAATATAACCAAATGCTTGATCGCAGATGGCGTCGATGTGGTCGCGGTAGAGCCCAATATCAAGGCTCACAAAGATTTTGAGATAGCGGATTATAAAAAGGCTATTGGAATTTCGGACATTATCGTATTTTTAGTCGGGCATAAGGAATTTAAAGGGCTAAAAATAGAAAAAGAAGTTTTGGATTTTTGCGGAATTTGTAAATGAGTCTTCAAAAAGTAATAGATAGAGATAACCATCTGAATTTTTTTAGATTACTTTTTGCTTTGCAAGTGGTATATATGCACTCGACAGAATGGCTAAAAATACCGCTTTTATGGGGGGGCTACGTGGATAAATTTCTTAGGTTATTTCCCGGAGTTCCATTATTTTTTCTGGTTTCGGAATTTTTAATTACCGATAGTTATTTAAATAGCGGGAATTTGAAAGAGTATTTTATAAAAAGAGCGCTTAGAATATATCCGGCTCTATTTGCAAATATTTTAGTACTTGAGCTAGCTATGTACGTGGGCAAAAATTTTAATGATATCTCGGTATTAAAATATATAGAATACTTCGTGTTATATGTTATTACCGCCGCTTCAGGCATAGCGGGCTTTATAATCGGTATAAAAAACGATGCTTTATATAATTACGACGGCTTTTTTAGCTCCTATCCGAGCGGCGTTTTATGGACGCTTAGCGTCGAGCTATCGTTTTATATCCTCCTTCCGTTTATTTTGTGTATTAGAAAAGTAATCATAAGAAATTTGTTGTTGGTTTTCCTATTTTTTACATCAATGATAATTCCCGCAATCGCCGATGAAAATTTTTATTCTGCTTCAAATTTAAATAAGCTTCTCGAGCTCATATGCTTGCCGTTTTTGTGGATATTTATCATCGGTATGGTTATGCGGCTTTATTGGCTGGATATAAAAAAATATCTCGTAGGCTATGGCTTATTTTATATTGCGTTCTATTTGATATTTTGTTTTGTGGCTATAAAATTTGGAAGCGGGCTTGGAGATTATAAGAGAGGCTTGGAAATTTCTACCGTATTTCAAATTGTCCTTTTGGCGCTAGTAATCTTTAGCATGGCTTTTTCCTACACAAATTTAAAGATAGCTAGAAGCACAGATCTCTCTTATAGTACATATCTTTATCATATGCTAATAGTTCAAATTTTAATTAGTCTGGGCTTTGGCGGCTCTTTATGGCTATATCTCGTAGTGGTAGCCGCGACGCTCGCGGTGGCTTGCGTTTCTTGGAATTTTATAGAAAAGCCGGCATTGAAATTAAAACAAATAAAGGTTGTAAAATGATACAAGCAATAGTTAAAAAAGGCAAGGTTTTAGCGGAGCAGATCCCTGCCCCAAGCGTTTCAAAGGGATGCGTTCTTATAAAAGTAGTAAATAGCTGCATATCGGCGGGCACCGAGATAAGCGGCGTATCAAATAGCGGCAAAAGCCTGATCAAAAGGGCTTTAGAGCAGCCTGAGAACGTAAAAAAAGTCATCAATATGGTGAAATCAGACGGCATAGCCAGCGTCTATGCGAAGGTAAAGGGCAAGCTTGATAGTGGAAACCCGACCGGCTATTCGCTTAGCGGCGTCGTCATAGCGGTCGGAGATGGCGTTTCAAATTTTGAGATCGGTGAGCGCGTCGCCGCAGCCGGTGCAGGGCTTGCAAACCACGCAGAATACGTAGACGTGCCTAAAAATTTAGTTATGAAAATGTCGCAGGATATGGACTTTGAGCGAGCTTGCACCGTGACGCTCGGCGGTATAGCGATGCAGGGTGTTAGGCGGATCGATCTAAGGCTGGGCGAGACCTGCGTAGTCGTGGGAGCTGGGATTTTGGGGCTTCTTGCGGTGCAGATGCTTAAAATTTCAGGCGTGAGGGTTGCGGTCAGCGATTTTGACGATAGACGCTTGCAGATAGCTAAGCAGTACGGCGCTGAGCTCGTCATAAACCCGTCAAGAGACGATTTACTGGACGTCGTTTCATCTTGGAGCGGTGGGCACGGCGCCGATGGAGTACTATTTACCGCCGCTACGAACAGTAGCGAGCCACTATCGCAAAGTTTTCAGATGTGCAAGAAAAAGGGCAGAGTGGTGCTCGTAGGCGTTGCCGGCATGCAGATCAATAGAGAGGATATGTATAAAAAGGAGCTTGATTTTCTCATCTCCACATCCTATGGCCCCGGTCGCTACGACAAGAGCTACGAAGAGGGGGGGCTTGATTATCCGTTTAGCTACGTCAGATGGACTGAAAATCGAAATATGAGCGAGTATCTAAGGCTGGTAAATGAAAATTTGATCAAGCTGGATAAGCTCATAGACGCAAAATACCCTATCGAGCAGGTAACGCAGGCGTTTGAGTCGCTGCAGACTTCGCAGAATAAGCCGCTTATGGTTTTGCTTGACTACGGCGAGGCAAATTTAACTGAGCTTGATAGCTATCTAAATCATGATAAAAAAATCATTATAAGCTCTACGCCAGTAAACAGAGATGTGATAAACGTCGCATTCGTCGGCGTCGGCGGATTTGCTACCGGGATGCACCTGCCTAATATCTCAAAGCTTACGGACAAGTATAAAATTTACGCGATCATGAACCGGAGCGGACATAAAGCAAAGGCGGTGGCGCAGCAATATGGAGCGAACTACGCTACTTCAAATTTAGACGATATTTTAAATGACAAAAACGTTGATCTGGTGATCATCTCCACAAGGCACGATAGCCACGCAGAGCTTACTTTAAAGGCGCTTGAGGCAGGCAAAAACGTATTTGTAGAAAAGCCGCTTGCAACAAACAAAGATGAGCTTGAAAAGATAAAGAAATTTTACGAAGGGGGAGGCGACAAGCCCCTTTTATTCGTGGGATTTAACAGGCGATTTAGCGCTTACACGCAGGAGATAAAAAAGCACACGAGCGCTAGAATAAATCCGATGATAATCAGATATAGGATGAACGCGGGTTACATACCGATGGATCACTGGGTGCACGAAAACGGCGGCAGAATGGTGGGCGAAGCATGCCATATAATAGATCTGATGACGGCGCTAACGGGCAGCGAGATACAGAGCGTATTTTCGCAGGCTATCACGCCGAGCAATGAAAAATATAGCGCCGAGGATAACAAATCCATCGTCTTAAAATACAAAGACGGTTCGGTGGCAAATATCGAATATTTTGCAAACGGTAGTAAGGAGCTGAGTAAGGAATTTATGGAGATCCACTTCGACGGCAAGAGCATCGTTTTGGACGATTACAAAAGCCTTAAAGGATACGGAGTAGGAGTAAAAGAAATTTCAACAAACGTGAGCCAAAAGGGGCAGCTTGAAGAGCTTGAGGCACTATTTGAGGCTCTAAAAGGAAGCAAAAAAGGCTGGCCGATAGAGCTTTGGGATATGGTGCAGACGACGGAGATTTCGTTTTTGATATGAGTTCGTTAGTGCAAGATAGGCTTAAAAAATACGATAAAATTTTAATAATCGGACCGTATCCGCCTCCTCTTGGCGGGGTGTCGGTTTATATTTATAGACTTAGTAAGTCGCTAGATAATTCGCAAGTATTTGATGTATCCAAAAATGGTTTTAAAAAATATATCGATTTATTTGCGGTATTGTGCAGGACAAAATTTCGAGCGGTAAATATTCATTCGTTTAGTATGACGATAGCTTTTATGCTTATGATTACTAGACTTTTTAAAAATTTTGATTTAATTGCTACTAGCCATAATCCAAGGTTGTTTGAAGAGTCTTCTAAATTTAAGGCGTTGATTTATAGAGTCTTTTTTCATTGCATAGATGTTTTGGTGGTAGTTAATAAGCATATTTTAGACGATTACAAAAGTAGAAATTTGCATATTCCAAAAAGCATTATAATCGAGCACGCTTTCCTGCCGCCGCCATTAGAGGAGGAAGATAAAATTTTAGCTACCTACCCTAGCTCTTTTTACGATTTTATAAAAAGTAAAACGCAGATAATAACGGCAAATGCATTTCAAATATCTTTTTATAAAAATACTGATCTATACGGACTTGACATATGTATAGAACTCACGGCTAAGCTAAAAAATACCTATCCAAATTTGGGATTTATTTTTGCGCTAGCAAACGAAAAGGTTAATACGGAGTATATAGATAAAATGCGTCTGCGGATAAAAGAGTTAAATTTAGAGGAAAATTTTTATTTTCTGACTGGGCAAAAAGAGCTTTGGCCTATATTTAAAAAAGCTAGTCTAATGATAAGACCTACGAATACCGATGGCGACGCCCTTAGCATTAGAGAGGCTTTATATTTTAAATGTCCTGCGATAGCAAGCGATGTATGCGATAGACCGACAGGAACGATTTTGTTTAAGAATAGAAATTTAGATGATTTATGTGATAAAACAAAAAGGTTTTTAGATGCAATGTAAATTTTGCAAAGCAAACGATGTAACCCCGCTAAAAAAAATGCGAAGTATATACAATAGTTTAGACTATACGTTGTATTTTTGCGATAGTTGTAAGTGCTATTTTTTTGATATAAACGAGCACGATTATGATCTTAGGCTGTTATATGATAGTCTAGGAGATAAAAACATAAGCTCGTATAACGTAACTTTTAAAAAAGATAGATATTGGGATAATGAAAAAAGGATTATATATTCTATACAACCGAATATAAATAGCATATTGGATCTTGGTTGCAGGACCGGAGATTTTTTGATGCACTTTGATGCGGGCATAGAAAAATACGGTATCGAACTATCAAAATCAAGCGTCGAAGTGGCAATAAAACGAGGACTAAATATTTACGAAGAGTTTATCGAAAATATAGACTTTAAAGATAAAAAATTTGACGCGGTGACTTGCTATGCCATTTTGGAGCATTTAAAAGATCCTGTTCCTATATTGGATAGATTAACGCAACTTGTAGAAGAAAATGGAGTTTTAGTGATTATGGTTCCTTATCTGCATAGTTTTAAGGCTCAATTGCTATATAAAATAAATTTCAGATGGCATATGTTTAGTCAGCCGGAGCATTTAAATTTTTATTCCAAGGTATTCTTAGATAAATTTATATCCGAGAAAGGATTTGTGTTGCGAAAAACAAAATACACTTCAGGCGGTATGTTTAATCCATTTAAAAAGATACCTATCGTCTCAAGAGTATTTGGTAAATTTATGAATTTTATCGATTTTTATACTCCAATAAATCAAATACCTATATTTGATCATATGTATTTATACTATCAAAAAACAAAGGATATAGATGCTTAAAAAAGCCAAGTGGAAAGACGATTGCTTATCGCCGATTTTATTGGGAATAGATGATTTGTGCGACGGATATTTTAAAAAAGAACATCAAAAAATTTTCCCATTTTTCGATGCGGGCTATGGCACAACAAACGACGGATCTATTTTTAGCTACCTTAATAAAAACTTACTTCAAAAATATCCCGAAATAAAAATCACATTTTTTTTACCTTTTGGCAAAGGAGCTTACTGGGACAAAGATAAATCTATAATCAACGATATTTTTGAAAGGGCTAAATTCGAAAATTTTTTAAATTTTATATTAGATTGCGGCTATGAAATAGCTTATCACGGACACGATCATGGACTAATAAATTCTACGCTAGATCCGAGCACTTGGTGTTGCGAGTTTGATCAATATAGCAAAGAAGAGTATTTTGATATCATAAAAAGCGATTTAGCTAAATTTAAAGATAGATTTGGATATGAGGTGCATGGCGGAAGAAGCCCTGGTTATAAATTTAAAGATGATTTGATAGATGGATTGTGCGAGTGCGGATTTAAATGGTGGTCTTTTGACTATAAGCCGTTTATAAATAATATCAACCTGAAGTACAATGGTCATAATATAATAGAGATGCCGTCAAATTTGTCGGGAGATATGTTTAATCATAGTAAAAACCCCGTAAAAAGCGCAGCAAAATATTTTTTAAATTTATATAGACTAGAGCATATGATTAAGGGTGGTCAGGCTGTAAGTATAGCGGAGCATTTTTTTAGAACGAGATTTGATGGTAAGATACAAATGCCGAATATTTATAATGACATAAACTCTTTAGATTTTCTTTTTGGATATCTAAGAAACAAAGATGTTTGGTATGCTACTTTTAGTGAATGCGCGAATTATTATGAAAGCTATAAAAATACCGATATTTCGGATATGGGAGATGGGGTGTTTGAAATAAAATACAAAGGCAGTTGGAAAATATTTCTAACATTTATCTCGGAACATAGATACCTAGAAAATATACAGACTAAAGAAATTTACGAAGGCTTTATGAAAAACAATAGGTGGCTTTTTAATGATTTGGTCGAAGGAATATATAGGGGACATCAAGATGTATTTTGACAGACATTTTTCTTTGATTACCGGATATAGATTCTTGTTAAAAGACGTTATAAAATATGTAGCGACAATAGATTCTTTTTTTGATTCTAAGTATAAAATTTTAGATATAGGTTGCGGAAAAAAACCATATAAGAAATTACTAAAAAAATCTGATTACATAGGTCTTGATGTGTGTGAATGCGAATATGCAAATCCGGACATAATATGTAGCTCTGAAAATATCCCTTGCGAGAATGATAGTTTTGATGCGATTATGACGGTTTTTGTTTTAGATGATTCTTTTTATATTAAGAAGACTTTTTATGAAATTTCAAGAGTGCTTAAAGATGGTGGGTATTATTTTGCTCTTGAAGCGCAAAATGCAAGCATACATAATCCCCCCTTTGATTTTTTTAGATTTGCTCCAAATGCCATGATTAAGCTAGCAAAAGAAGTGAATTTAGAACTTATAAGATATGATACGTATGGCGGAGATTTTGCAAACGTAGGCTTTTGCTTTATATCAATTATACGAAATACACTAAGTAGTCTCAGGATAGAACCCTTTTTGGGTCCTATATTTTACTTGCCGATAAACGTAATTTTTAGACTTTTAGATCTAATAGGTAGATTAAAGATATTTAGAAACAAATATAAAAATAATTCCTTGGGGTATTTCTATGTTTTTAAGAAAGTAGAGAATGCTTAAAAGGTTTCTTAAGACGATATCTTTATATACTGTTTTTTTGATGATTGAAAAAATTTTATCTGTACTATTTTTTTCATATATTGCTCACACTTTAAGTATGAATGATATGGGTGCATATGGACTGTACATGACTATATATATATTTTTATCTTTTTTACTATCGCTAGAATTTAAATCCGGATACGCAAGATATTACTACGAATATTCTACAGAAGAATCCAGATATAAATTATTTTGCGGCATCGTCAATGTTACATTTCTTTCTCATGTAATTATGGGTATATTGTTATTGTGTATTATAAATTATTTTAATTTATTGAGTTGGAAAATTTTTATTGCTTTGTCTATTTTGTCATTTTCTGATAGCCTGATATATCTTATACAGTATCAAAAAAGGTTGGAAGAAAAGGATATGCAATATGGAGTAATTATAATTAGTAAGATACTCTTAACAATTATATTTTATTTTATTATAAAAAATTACGATATAGGGGGTAGTGCGATCAATATAGTATATGCTATGTTGTTTTCTAGTACAATTGTCTCCCTGGTTAGTTATTTTAGCTTTTTTATTAAAGGTTGGCTGTTTGGCGTAAATTATCATATTACAAGGAATTCCTTTTTATTTTCCATAAAAATTGCGCCCGGTATTGTCGGGTCAT includes these proteins:
- a CDS encoding polysaccharide deacetylase family protein, whose amino-acid sequence is MLKKAKWKDDCLSPILLGIDDLCDGYFKKEHQKIFPFFDAGYGTTNDGSIFSYLNKNLLQKYPEIKITFFLPFGKGAYWDKDKSIINDIFERAKFENFLNFILDCGYEIAYHGHDHGLINSTLDPSTWCCEFDQYSKEEYFDIIKSDLAKFKDRFGYEVHGGRSPGYKFKDDLIDGLCECGFKWWSFDYKPFINNINLKYNGHNIIEMPSNLSGDMFNHSKNPVKSAAKYFLNLYRLEHMIKGGQAVSIAEHFFRTRFDGKIQMPNIYNDINSLDFLFGYLRNKDVWYATFSECANYYESYKNTDISDMGDGVFEIKYKGSWKIFLTFISEHRYLENIQTKEIYEGFMKNNRWLFNDLVEGIYRGHQDVF
- a CDS encoding glycosyltransferase → MGYGADDGDFVFDMSSLVQDRLKKYDKILIIGPYPPPLGGVSVYIYRLSKSLDNSQVFDVSKNGFKKYIDLFAVLCRTKFRAVNIHSFSMTIAFMLMITRLFKNFDLIATSHNPRLFEESSKFKALIYRVFFHCIDVLVVVNKHILDDYKSRNLHIPKSIIIEHAFLPPPLEEEDKILATYPSSFYDFIKSKTQIITANAFQISFYKNTDLYGLDICIELTAKLKNTYPNLGFIFALANEKVNTEYIDKMRLRIKELNLEENFYFLTGQKELWPIFKKASLMIRPTNTDGDALSIREALYFKCPAIASDVCDRPTGTILFKNRNLDDLCDKTKRFLDAM
- a CDS encoding class I SAM-dependent methyltransferase; amino-acid sequence: MRSIYNSLDYTLYFCDSCKCYFFDINEHDYDLRLLYDSLGDKNISSYNVTFKKDRYWDNEKRIIYSIQPNINSILDLGCRTGDFLMHFDAGIEKYGIELSKSSVEVAIKRGLNIYEEFIENIDFKDKKFDAVTCYAILEHLKDPVPILDRLTQLVEENGVLVIMVPYLHSFKAQLLYKINFRWHMFSQPEHLNFYSKVFLDKFISEKGFVLRKTKYTSGGMFNPFKKIPIVSRVFGKFMNFIDFYTPINQIPIFDHMYLYYQKTKDIDA
- a CDS encoding class I SAM-dependent methyltransferase — protein: MYFDRHFSLITGYRFLLKDVIKYVATIDSFFDSKYKILDIGCGKKPYKKLLKKSDYIGLDVCECEYANPDIICSSENIPCENDSFDAIMTVFVLDDSFYIKKTFYEISRVLKDGGYYFALEAQNASIHNPPFDFFRFAPNAMIKLAKEVNLELIRYDTYGGDFANVGFCFISIIRNTLSSLRIEPFLGPIFYLPINVIFRLLDLIGRLKIFRNKYKNNSLGYFYVFKKVENA